CTGCGGATCGAGGTCGAGGACGACGGCCCGCCGTCGGCGCATCCGGATCCGCCCGAGGGTGGCCACGGCCTGATCGGCCTGCGCGAGCGCGTCGCGCTCTACGGCGGCACGCTGGTCGCGGGTCCCCGCCCCGAGGGCGGCTTCCGCCTGGTGGCGACGCTTCCGACGGACGGGAGCGGATGAGCGTCCGCGTGCTGGTGGTCGACGATCAGGCGCTCGTGCGCGGGTCGTTCCGGCTGCTGGTGGACACCGCGCCGGGGCTTCAGGCCGTCGGCGAGGCGGGGGATGGGCGGGAGGCGGTGCGGCTGGCCGCCGAACTCCGGCCGGACGTCGTGCTGATGGACGTCCGGATGCCGGAACTCGACGGGGTGGCCGCTACCCGGCGGATCTGTGCCGAGGTGCCGGGCGCGCACGTGCTGATCCTGACGACGTTCGACCTGGACGAGTACGTCTACGGAGCGCTGCGGGCGGGCGCAGCCGGCTTCCTGCTCAAGGACGCGCCGCCGGCCGATCTGCTGGCCGCGATCCGAGTAGTCGCCGCGGGCGACGCGCTGATCGCCCCCTCCGTGACCAGGCGGTTGATCGAGCGGTTCGTAGCGGCCGCGGAAGTGGCGCGGCCGGCGCCGGCGCTGGAGGGGGTGACGCCGCGGGAGCGAGAGGTGCTGGTGCTGGTTGCGCGGGGCCTG
This is a stretch of genomic DNA from Cryptosporangium phraense. It encodes these proteins:
- a CDS encoding response regulator; amino-acid sequence: MSVRVLVVDDQALVRGSFRLLVDTAPGLQAVGEAGDGREAVRLAAELRPDVVLMDVRMPELDGVAATRRICAEVPGAHVLILTTFDLDEYVYGALRAGAAGFLLKDAPPADLLAAIRVVAAGDALIAPSVTRRLIERFVAAAEVARPAPALEGVTPREREVLVLVARGLSNREIAGRLHLSEATVKTHVGRLFDKVEARDRAQLVIAAYESGLVTAGR